The Novosphingobium terrae genome segment GCAGGTCTATCAGAAGACCCCCATCGATGGCGTGGCCACCGCACATACGCCCATCACCATGCGTCTGGACGATGGCACCCATCTGGCGATCCATGAGGCGGCGCTGGTCGATTACTCGGCCATGTGGTTGAAGCGCGAGGATGGGCAGACGTTTCGCTCCACGCTTTCGCCCTCCAGCCATGAGGCGCGGGTGACGCGCGATCTGCCCTTCGCCACGCCCTGGCGCACGATGCGGATCGCGCCGGATGCGGCGGGTCTGGTCGAGAACGATCTGGAGCTGAACCTCAATGAGCCCAGCAAGGTTCCTGACATCAAGACCTGGTTCAAGCCGCAGAAGTACATCGGCATCTGGTGGGGCATGATCCGGGGCGACTGGACCTGGGCGACCGGCCCCCGCCATGGCGCCACCACCGCGCGCACCAAGCAGTATATCGATTTCGCCGCGAAGAACGGCTTTTCGGGCGTGCTGGTGGAAGGCTGGGACAAGGGCTGGGACGGCACGTGGTTCGGCGATGGCTGGGGCTTCAGCTACACCCAGCCCACGCCGGATTTCGATCTGAAGGCGATCACCAGCTATGCCGCGCAGAAGCATGTGCAGCTGATCGGCCATCATGAGACCGGCGGCAACATCGCCAATTATGAGGCTCAGCTGGATGATGCAATGAAGCTCTACAGCGGGCTGGGCGTGCATATGGTCAAGACCGGCTATGTCGCCGATGCGGGCGGCGTGCAGGCCCCCGGCGATGGCCCGAACCTCGGCCCTGACAACGTGCGCATGGAGTATCATGACGGCCAGCGTCAGGTGGAGCATCACCTTAAGGTCGTGGAGACGGCGGCCAAGTACCACATCGCCATCGATGCCCATGAGCCGGTGAAGGACACCGGCCTGCGCCGTACTTATCCAAACTGGGTGGCGCGTGAGGGCGCGCGCGGCATGGAGTACAACGCTTGGGGCGCCTTCGCCAACGGGCCCAGCCATGAGCCCACTTTGGTCTACACCCGTATGCTTTCGGGCCCGATGGATTTCACGCCGGGCATCCTGAGCCTTGAGGGCCACGATCATGCGCCGCTGGCCTCCACTTTGGCCAAGCAGCTGGGGCTCTATCTGGCGATCTATTCGCCGATCCAGATGGCGGCGGACTTTATCGAGAACCTCGAAGCCCATCCCAAGGAGCTGGCCTTCATCCGCCAGGTGCCCGCCGATTGGTCGGAAAGCCATCTGATCGCAGGCGAGGTGGGCGAATACGCCATCTTCGCGCGCAAGGATCGCAATTCGGCGGACTGGTATGTCGGCGGCGTCAATGATGCCACGGCGCGCACGCTGGATCTGTCGTTCGATTTCCTCGATGCGGGCAAGAGCTACACCGCCACCATCTATAAGGATGGCGAGGGTGCGACTTACCTCACGGATGCGCGTCACAAGATCGCCTATGAAACCCGCGTGGTGAAGAAGGGCGACAAGCTCCCGCTCTGGCTGGCCCCGGGTGGCGGTGCGGCGATCCGTCTGGCGCCGGGCAAGTAAGCCTTTGAGGGCAGGGCCAGTATAGGGCTGGCCTTGCCTTCGATCCTGACGCATGGTCGCGCGCCATGACGCTCGAACAATTGCGCATTTTCGTCGAAGTGGCCGAGCGGGAGCATGTCACCCGCGCGGCTCAGATCCTCAACGTCACGCAATCGGCGGCCAGCGGGGCGATTGCCGCGCTGGAGGCCCGACACGACGTCAAGCTGTTCAACCGTGTGGGGCGCGGCATCGAGCTGACCGATGCCGGGCGCATGTTCCTTGAAGAGGCGCGCGCCGTGCTGGCGCGGGCGGCGGGGGCGGAGCTGGCGCTTTCCGAATATGGCGGGTTGAAGCGTGGCAGGCTCAGGCTGGTGGCCAGCCAGACCATCTCGGGCTACTGGCTGCCGGAACGATTGGCCGCTTTTCATCGCCGCTATCCTGACATCGAACTCTCCGTCGCCATCGCCAACACCGAGGGCGCGGCCCGCGCCGTGCAGGCGGGCGAGGCCGAACTGGGCTTTGTGGAAGGGAGCATCGACGATCCTGCTCTGGCCCATTGGCCCGTGGGCAAGGACCGCATGGTGATGGTGGGGCAGGCGCCTGTGGAGGCTGTGACCAACGCATGGCTGGCGGGCGCGCCATGGATCATGCGCGAGGAAGGATCGGGCACGCGCTCCACCTTCGAGGCGGCGATCCGCGATCGCGGGATCGATCCCGCAAGCCTGAACATCGTGCTGACCTTGCCCTCCAATGAGGCGGTGCTGGCGGCGGTGCGCGCCGGGGCTGGCTATGGCGTGCTCTCCGCGCTGGTGGTGGGGCCTGCGGTCGAGACTCACGCCTTGCAGGTGCTGCCCTTCCATCTGCCCGAGCGCCCCTTCTTCGGCATCCGCCAGAAGGAGCGCTATCGCAGCAAGGCCGCCGATGCCCTGCTGGAGGTGATCGCCACCCATGATGCGCAGCCCGAATGGGTGATCTGATCGGTTGGCGCGATCGGTATGATCGGGGGCAAAGCCGTCTGATACATCATCATCCGGGCAAGGCTGACTGAAACCTCGGAAAATGGGGCTCAATCAATCTTTCTGTGAGATTGGAATGATATAAATCCATCGTTGGAATGATTGGTCTGCCGGGTCCATCTCCCTCTTGTCCCAAGGAGGCGATCATGGTTCACGGCACATCTTTCCGGCTTCATCTGACCCGGCTGCTCCCCGGTCTGGGGCTGTGTCTTGCAGTGTCTGGCGCGGCTTACGCCCTGCAAGGCGTGGAAGAGCGCCTGCTGGGCCGCAGCTGGCTGGAGGCTCTGGTGCTGGCGATCCTGCTGGGCACCATGCTGCGCTCGCTCTGGACGCCGCATAGTCGCTGGGCTCCGGGCATCACCTTCAGCGGCAAGTTTCTGCTGGAAGCCGCCGTGGTCCTGCTGGGCGTGACGATCAGCGCCCGCACCATTCTGGCCGCTGGGCCGTTGATGCTGCTGGGGATTGCCGGTGTGGTGGCCTGTGCCATCGGGGCCAGCTTCGTGATCGGGCGACTGCTCAAACTGCCCCCGCGCATGGCGCTGCTGGTGGCTTGCGGCAATTCGATCTGCGGCAATTCGGCGATTGCGGCGGTGGCACCGGTGATCGGCGCGGATGGCGATGATGTTGCCACCTCGATCGGCTTTACCGCTGTGCTGGGCGTGGCGGTGGTGCTGGGCCTGCCGCTGCTGGGCATCGCACTGCATCTCGACGGGCTGCAATATGGCGCTCTGGCAGGGTTGACGGTCTATGCCGTGCCTCAGGTGCTGGCGGCGGCGGCGCCGCTGGGCGCGAGTGCGGTGCAGATGGGCACGCTGGTCAAGCTGGTGCGCGTGCTGATGCTGGGGCCGGTCTGCCTGCTGCTCTCGCTGGTGGCGCCGCGTCTGCGGGATGGGGCGGGCGACGTGGCGGCGAAGCGCCCGGCGCTGCATCATCTGGTGCCGTGGTTCATCATCGGCTTTCTGGGCCTGCTGGCGGCGCGCTCTTTCGCTCTGGTGCCCGATGGGCTGGTGGCCCCGGCCAGCGGGCTGGCGAGCTTCCTCACCGTGGTCTCGATGGCGGCGCTGGGGCTGGGGGTGGATGTGCGCAGCGTGGCGCAGGCCGGTGGGCGCGTCACAGGCGCCGTGGTACTCTCGCTGCTGGTGCTGGGCGGGATCAGCCTTGGCTTTATCCACGCCCTGCACATCGCCTGAAACAGGCGAAGGCCGCCCCTTTTGAAGGGGCGGCCTTCAGGCGATCAGGCCATCACCTGAAACAGCGAGCCGGGCTGGATCGTCGAGAGATATTTGGAGGCGGTGCTGGCAGCGGCCTGCTCCGCCTGCTTGCTGCCATATTTCTGCTGATCCTGATCGGTGGCCGCCGTCGTGGTGGTCGAGGTGGTGCCATCGGTGTAGGTGATCACCGTGGTCTTGATCCCGCCGCTGACGGTGACGGTTTCGGAAAGCTCGGTCTTGGTGGACGATCCGCCACCGCCAGCTCCACCCGCTCCGCCGCTGCCGCTGCCGCTGCCGCTGCTCTGAGCGCTGCTGGTGCTGGCGGAACTGTCAGATGCCGTTGCGGTGGTG includes the following:
- a CDS encoding LysR family transcriptional regulator yields the protein MTLEQLRIFVEVAEREHVTRAAQILNVTQSAASGAIAALEARHDVKLFNRVGRGIELTDAGRMFLEEARAVLARAAGAELALSEYGGLKRGRLRLVASQTISGYWLPERLAAFHRRYPDIELSVAIANTEGAARAVQAGEAELGFVEGSIDDPALAHWPVGKDRMVMVGQAPVEAVTNAWLAGAPWIMREEGSGTRSTFEAAIRDRGIDPASLNIVLTLPSNEAVLAAVRAGAGYGVLSALVVGPAVETHALQVLPFHLPERPFFGIRQKERYRSKAADALLEVIATHDAQPEWVI
- a CDS encoding glycoside hydrolase family 97 protein, translated to MPRLIPAFAAALTLAATAHAQPVPATASATSPDGQIALTVSTDNDQRAKWSLTNKGKLLVAPSGLGFILTDGVNMTRGWTITGSETRDQDDTWEQPWGERRFVRDHYRELIVHFKQDKDHHERLMNVRFRLFDNGIGLRYEIPEQAAFKTMHIADELTEFSIAPKGTAWWITGGEWNRYEQVYQKTPIDGVATAHTPITMRLDDGTHLAIHEAALVDYSAMWLKREDGQTFRSTLSPSSHEARVTRDLPFATPWRTMRIAPDAAGLVENDLELNLNEPSKVPDIKTWFKPQKYIGIWWGMIRGDWTWATGPRHGATTARTKQYIDFAAKNGFSGVLVEGWDKGWDGTWFGDGWGFSYTQPTPDFDLKAITSYAAQKHVQLIGHHETGGNIANYEAQLDDAMKLYSGLGVHMVKTGYVADAGGVQAPGDGPNLGPDNVRMEYHDGQRQVEHHLKVVETAAKYHIAIDAHEPVKDTGLRRTYPNWVAREGARGMEYNAWGAFANGPSHEPTLVYTRMLSGPMDFTPGILSLEGHDHAPLASTLAKQLGLYLAIYSPIQMAADFIENLEAHPKELAFIRQVPADWSESHLIAGEVGEYAIFARKDRNSADWYVGGVNDATARTLDLSFDFLDAGKSYTATIYKDGEGATYLTDARHKIAYETRVVKKGDKLPLWLAPGGGAAIRLAPGK
- a CDS encoding YeiH family protein; the encoded protein is MVHGTSFRLHLTRLLPGLGLCLAVSGAAYALQGVEERLLGRSWLEALVLAILLGTMLRSLWTPHSRWAPGITFSGKFLLEAAVVLLGVTISARTILAAGPLMLLGIAGVVACAIGASFVIGRLLKLPPRMALLVACGNSICGNSAIAAVAPVIGADGDDVATSIGFTAVLGVAVVLGLPLLGIALHLDGLQYGALAGLTVYAVPQVLAAAAPLGASAVQMGTLVKLVRVLMLGPVCLLLSLVAPRLRDGAGDVAAKRPALHHLVPWFIIGFLGLLAARSFALVPDGLVAPASGLASFLTVVSMAALGLGVDVRSVAQAGGRVTGAVVLSLLVLGGISLGFIHALHIA